Proteins encoded within one genomic window of Halocatena marina:
- a CDS encoding SpoVR family protein, whose protein sequence is MSKPPTDRADKQRIAQGLESTVREARVLATKLGLDPYPVNYWVVDYDEMNSLVAYNGFQDRYPHWRWGMKYDQQQKQRQFLGGKAYELVNNDNPAHAFLQESNALADQKAVITHVEAHADFFAKNQWFGLFSDNPDAARMLASHAEIIESYMDDPEIDREEVEAWIDNVLCMEDCIDQYQPFSTAEGWPNETPTDEDIDEKLGDLGLSEEVIGQVFDDEWLDEQRKDEDVTSFPAEPKRDIISFLRKHGMRYDDDSEKAVEFEDWQREIMELLRREAYYFAPQKMTKVLNEGWAAYWESIMMGEEGFADENEFIHYADHQSKVLGSPGFNPYKLGKELWEYIENVTNRRNVVEHLLRTEGITWRNFHDTVDLDRVMKHLEPDSVVDRVDSDTLAALDPEDPRIDNEGLAAAKAGEIDADRFPWKVLTYEGLVERHYSLAKPQNRGFLKQITQTDVERIARYMFDDARYATVEEALDHVDYCAGWDRMREVRESHNDVTFLDEFLTQEFVNEHSYFTYEYMETTKDYRVTSTDVEDVKKKLMLQFSNFGKPTIVVEDGNYNNRNELLLSHQYNGVMLDVEQAQQVLKRVFKLWGRPVNLKTIVKELDENDIEVARRRDSEPTPEERGNLLRYDGEDLTATELPWNEVEHLAATDVDYDTKPEEWLA, encoded by the coding sequence ATGAGTAAGCCACCGACAGACAGAGCGGATAAGCAGCGAATCGCACAGGGACTCGAATCCACCGTGCGTGAGGCACGAGTGTTAGCTACGAAGCTCGGTCTCGATCCGTACCCAGTGAACTACTGGGTCGTCGATTACGACGAAATGAATTCGCTCGTGGCGTACAACGGATTTCAGGATCGCTATCCACACTGGCGCTGGGGAATGAAGTACGACCAACAGCAAAAACAGCGTCAATTCCTCGGCGGAAAAGCCTACGAACTGGTCAACAACGACAATCCGGCACACGCGTTCTTACAGGAATCGAACGCACTGGCGGACCAGAAGGCGGTCATCACGCACGTGGAGGCCCATGCCGACTTCTTCGCAAAGAATCAATGGTTCGGACTGTTCTCTGACAATCCCGATGCAGCCCGGATGCTTGCGAGCCACGCAGAGATCATCGAGTCGTATATGGATGATCCCGAAATCGACCGCGAGGAGGTTGAGGCGTGGATTGACAACGTGCTCTGTATGGAAGACTGCATCGACCAATACCAGCCGTTCTCGACGGCAGAGGGATGGCCGAACGAAACACCGACCGACGAGGATATCGACGAGAAATTGGGCGATCTCGGTCTGAGCGAAGAAGTGATCGGACAGGTCTTCGACGACGAGTGGTTAGACGAGCAACGAAAGGACGAGGACGTGACATCGTTTCCCGCCGAACCGAAACGAGACATCATCTCATTCCTGCGCAAACACGGAATGCGCTATGACGATGACTCCGAAAAAGCAGTCGAATTCGAGGACTGGCAGCGCGAAATAATGGAACTCCTCCGTCGAGAGGCGTACTACTTCGCACCCCAAAAAATGACAAAAGTTCTCAATGAGGGGTGGGCTGCCTACTGGGAGTCGATCATGATGGGTGAGGAGGGATTCGCGGACGAAAACGAGTTCATTCACTACGCGGATCACCAATCGAAAGTGCTCGGTTCGCCCGGCTTCAACCCGTACAAGCTCGGCAAGGAGCTGTGGGAGTATATTGAGAACGTGACGAACCGCCGGAACGTGGTTGAGCATCTCCTCCGGACCGAGGGCATTACGTGGCGGAATTTCCACGACACGGTCGATCTCGATCGGGTGATGAAGCATCTTGAACCCGATTCCGTGGTTGACCGGGTTGACAGCGATACGCTCGCTGCGCTCGATCCCGAGGATCCACGCATCGATAACGAGGGACTCGCCGCCGCGAAAGCGGGAGAGATCGACGCCGATCGATTCCCGTGGAAGGTACTCACCTACGAGGGGCTAGTCGAGCGTCACTACTCACTTGCGAAGCCACAGAACCGCGGCTTCCTCAAACAGATCACGCAGACGGACGTAGAGCGCATCGCGCGGTATATGTTCGACGATGCGCGGTACGCGACTGTCGAAGAGGCGCTCGACCATGTCGATTACTGTGCTGGATGGGATCGGATGCGTGAAGTTCGTGAGAGCCACAACGACGTGACCTTCCTCGATGAGTTTCTCACCCAGGAGTTCGTCAACGAGCACAGCTACTTCACCTACGAGTATATGGAGACGACGAAGGACTACCGGGTGACGAGTACCGACGTAGAAGACGTGAAGAAAAAGCTCATGCTCCAGTTCTCGAACTTCGGCAAGCCGACAATTGTCGTCGAAGACGGTAACTACAACAACCGCAACGAGCTGTTGCTCTCTCATCAGTACAACGGCGTCATGCTCGATGTCGAACAGGCACAACAGGTGTTAAAACGCGTCTTCAAACTGTGGGGACGCCCGGTAAACCTAAAAACGATCGTCAAGGAACTCGACGAGAATGATATCGAGGTGGCCCGTCGGCGCGACAGCGAGCCGACACCCGAGGAACGCGGGAATCTCCTCCGCTACGACGG